A window from Cydia strobilella chromosome 9, ilCydStro3.1, whole genome shotgun sequence encodes these proteins:
- the LOC134744193 gene encoding 28 kDa heat- and acid-stable phosphoprotein-like, which yields MPRGKYTNHKGRNRKFTSPEELEEQRKQEELKQKWRKEHGGDDESSEEESADNKSGSGSSDESDSDEDHPTKAKGVSGLIEVENPNRVVKKNKKLANLNTSLGEGEKPQLSRREREEIERARAAAAYQKAHAEGKTEQARADLARLAIIRQQREEAAKKREADKKAKDEGPKKR from the exons ATGCCACGTG GTAAATACACCAATCATAAGGGCCGCAACCGCAAGTTCACGAGCCCCGAGGAGTTGGAAGAACAACGAAAGCAGGAGGAGTTGAAACAAAA GTGGAGAAAGGAGCATGGTGGAGATGACGAGAGCAGCGAGGAAGAATCGGCAGATAACAAATCTGGCTCAGGCAGCAGTGACGAAAGTGACTCAGATGAAGAT CATCCAACAAAAGCAAAGGGAGTCTCCGGTTTAATTGAAGTAGAAAATCCCAATAGAGTGGTAAAGAAGAACAAGAAATTGGCCAACTTGAATACCTCATTAGGAGAAGGAGAGAAACCTCAGTTGTCTAG ACGCGAGCGCGAGGAGATCGAgcgcgcgcgcgcggcggcggcgtacCAGAAGGCGCACGCGGAGGGCAAGACCGAGCAGGCGCGCGCCGACCTGGCGCGCCTCGCCATCATCCGCCAGCAGCGCGAGGAGGCCGCCAAGAAGCGCGAGGCCGACAAGAAGGCCAAGGACGAGGGGCCCAAGAAGAG GTAG